In Nonomuraea muscovyensis, one genomic interval encodes:
- a CDS encoding phosphotriesterase family protein, giving the protein MTIRTVLGDVEELGVTYAHEHLFMTGGWPVREEPDYRLDSLDAAVAEVSAARRLGLSAVVEMTPLGFGRSPSLMRELAERTGLHVVAVTGFHKSRYYADDHWLHHYTADEITELLVSEIELGMDEYGLVGPLVRRSPARAGAIKIATGYHAFGRGVGRLVGAVAAAALATGVPVVSHCDKGTMGHELLDALAAEGVPADWVVLGHIDHNPDAGYLISLAERGAYLAFDRPGRIKYGTDSEIVALVAELAGHGLGDRLLFGMDLARRSYWPSLGGGPGLRYLLERFVPRLEAAGLGEVAAAALTGNPGAAFALRDLLAAGADGDARTNRPARP; this is encoded by the coding sequence GTGACGATCCGCACCGTGCTCGGTGACGTCGAGGAGCTCGGCGTCACCTACGCGCACGAGCACCTGTTCATGACCGGCGGCTGGCCGGTGCGCGAGGAGCCGGACTACCGGCTCGACTCCCTCGACGCGGCCGTCGCGGAGGTGTCGGCGGCGCGGCGCCTCGGCCTGTCGGCGGTGGTGGAGATGACGCCGCTGGGCTTCGGCCGCAGCCCGTCGCTGATGAGGGAGCTGGCCGAGCGGACCGGCCTGCACGTCGTCGCGGTGACGGGCTTCCACAAGAGCCGCTACTACGCCGACGATCACTGGCTGCACCACTACACGGCCGACGAGATCACCGAGTTGCTGGTGTCGGAGATCGAGCTCGGCATGGACGAGTACGGCCTGGTCGGGCCCCTGGTGCGGCGCTCGCCCGCCCGGGCGGGTGCCATCAAGATCGCGACGGGGTACCACGCGTTCGGCCGGGGGGTCGGGCGGCTGGTCGGGGCGGTGGCCGCCGCCGCGCTGGCCACCGGCGTGCCGGTCGTGAGCCACTGCGACAAGGGCACGATGGGCCACGAACTGCTCGACGCCCTGGCGGCCGAGGGTGTCCCGGCCGACTGGGTGGTGCTCGGCCACATCGACCACAACCCCGATGCCGGATATCTCATCTCATTGGCGGAGAGAGGGGCTTATCTGGCCTTTGACCGGCCGGGCCGGATCAAGTACGGCACGGACAGTGAGATCGTCGCGCTCGTCGCGGAGCTGGCCGGGCACGGTCTGGGTGACCGGCTGCTGTTCGGCATGGACCTGGCGCGCCGGTCGTACTGGCCGAGCCTGGGCGGGGGGCCGGGGCTGAGGTACCTGTTGGAGAGGTTCGTCCCGCGGCTGGAGGCCGCGGGACTCGGCGAGGTGGCGGCGGCGGCGCTGACCGGCAACCCGGGCGCCGCCTTCGCGCTCCGCGACCTCCTGGCGGCGGGGGCGGACGGCGACGCTCGGACGAATCGTCCGGCCCGCCCGTGA
- a CDS encoding SDR family oxidoreductase — MSAVLVAGSEGGIGRACVEAVEASGVPAFGVDLADGVDITRPGGAEKALAHATAAHGAVSGVVHAIGMSGRALGDGGVSDCTDVAWSEVHRVNHESVFRLLRAAIPAMPRGGSIVVIGSALGTSIDDDFRTVAYASAKGALIPLIRTAAREAAPHGVRVNLVSAGLVATPMSRRAQTSETIQAKLPSLMPLGARLCRPEEVAQAVLWLLSPSSGRTTGAVIPVDGGWHLR; from the coding sequence ATGAGCGCGGTTCTGGTGGCCGGCTCGGAGGGCGGCATCGGCCGCGCCTGCGTCGAGGCGGTCGAGGCGTCCGGTGTGCCGGCCTTCGGCGTGGACCTGGCCGACGGGGTCGACATCACCCGGCCCGGCGGGGCGGAGAAGGCGCTGGCCCACGCGACGGCCGCGCACGGGGCGGTCTCCGGTGTCGTGCACGCCATCGGCATGTCCGGCAGGGCGCTCGGCGACGGCGGCGTGAGCGACTGCACCGACGTGGCGTGGAGCGAGGTGCACAGGGTCAACCATGAGTCGGTCTTCCGGCTGCTGCGCGCGGCGATCCCGGCGATGCCGCGCGGCGGGTCGATCGTGGTGATCGGCTCGGCGCTGGGCACGTCGATCGACGACGACTTCCGCACCGTCGCCTACGCCTCAGCCAAGGGCGCGCTGATCCCGTTGATCAGGACCGCCGCCCGCGAGGCGGCGCCGCACGGGGTGCGGGTCAACCTGGTCTCCGCCGGGCTGGTGGCCACGCCGATGAGCCGCCGCGCCCAGACCTCCGAGACCATCCAGGCGAAGCTGCCCTCGCTGATGCCGCTCGGCGCCCGGCTGTGCCGGCCGGAGGAGGTCGCCCAGGCCGTGCTCTGGCTGCTCTCGCCGTCGTCCGGGCGGACCACGGGCGCGGTCATCCCCGTCGACGGAGGGTGGCACCTGCGATGA
- a CDS encoding alpha/beta hydrolase family protein codes for MRLLAAAVLLVQAVIASPARTADTIEAHYRAAGPWAVATADVPGYRLSYPADLGAGGFKHPIITWGNGTNAVPTQYSGVLNQLASWGFAVVASTDTTTGTGSEMIAAAQYLIGRNTDTSSVFYGKLDVTKVGAVGHSQGAGGSVNTATKSAGLIDTVVPIALPAPIWVSSGDAFSVSRLTCPVLFLSGAKDVLISPNSAIQAYYGEVPGAAAKALLKGAGHNTIQGTGGGFLGYLTAWLMYQLQDDAYARGAFAGATPEINTNAGWQNQVEKNLP; via the coding sequence ATGAGGCTCCTTGCGGCAGCCGTCTTACTCGTGCAGGCAGTCATCGCGAGTCCGGCCCGGACGGCGGACACGATCGAGGCGCACTACAGGGCGGCGGGCCCCTGGGCGGTCGCCACGGCCGACGTGCCGGGCTACCGCCTCTCCTACCCGGCCGACCTCGGCGCGGGCGGCTTCAAGCATCCGATCATCACCTGGGGCAACGGCACCAACGCCGTGCCCACGCAGTACTCCGGCGTGCTCAACCAGCTCGCCTCCTGGGGCTTCGCCGTCGTCGCGTCGACCGACACCACGACGGGCACCGGGTCCGAGATGATCGCCGCGGCGCAGTACCTGATCGGCAGGAACACCGACACCTCCAGCGTCTTCTACGGCAAGCTCGACGTGACCAAGGTCGGCGCGGTCGGCCACTCCCAGGGCGCCGGCGGCTCGGTCAACACCGCCACCAAGTCCGCCGGCCTCATCGACACCGTCGTCCCCATCGCCCTGCCCGCGCCGATCTGGGTGAGCTCGGGAGACGCGTTCTCCGTCAGCCGGCTGACCTGCCCGGTGCTGTTCCTCAGCGGGGCCAAGGACGTCCTCATCTCTCCCAACTCCGCGATCCAGGCATACTACGGCGAGGTGCCCGGCGCCGCGGCGAAGGCGCTGCTCAAGGGCGCCGGCCACAACACGATCCAGGGCACGGGCGGCGGCTTCCTCGGCTACCTGACGGCCTGGCTCATGTACCAGCTCCAGGACGACGCGTACGCGCGCGGCGCGTTCGCGGGCGCCACCCCCGAGATCAACACCAACGCGGGCTGGCAGAACCAGGTCGAGAAGAACCTGCCCTAG
- a CDS encoding FAD-dependent oxidoreductase codes for MNVLWTGDVVVAGGGSAGCAAAVAAARAGASCLLVESAGFLGGTGAAVLDTFYGFYSPGPEAPRVVGGIGWEVCERLFEAGAAFERPNTYGAGTGVTYEPEELKVVWDSLTSDADVLLHARVCDVVPDAGVVVETVAGRFLVRARVVVDATGDAEVAWRAGATLERPGMRLQPMTTTFRLGGVDPSATSTAELHALMAGADLPRREGSVHRTVRDGIVHTNLTRVSGLDPTDPFELSQAEREGRRQVGEYVRFLREKVPGYGSAVLLSTSVRIGVRESRRLVGRYVLTADDVLAGRDFPDTIARCGAPIEDHDSGSGTRWEYVRDFRTYGIPYRCLLPVEVGGLIVAGRCLSATHDAHASARSMGQCMAMGQAAGTAAALAVKAGVEPAEVDAGLLRERLREEGALL; via the coding sequence ATGAACGTGCTGTGGACAGGCGACGTGGTGGTGGCGGGCGGGGGCAGCGCGGGCTGCGCCGCCGCGGTGGCCGCCGCGCGCGCCGGGGCGTCGTGCCTGCTGGTGGAGTCGGCGGGCTTCCTCGGGGGGACGGGGGCCGCGGTCCTCGACACCTTCTACGGGTTCTACTCCCCCGGCCCCGAGGCGCCGCGCGTCGTCGGCGGCATCGGCTGGGAGGTGTGCGAGCGGCTGTTCGAGGCCGGGGCGGCCTTCGAGCGGCCCAACACCTACGGCGCGGGAACCGGGGTCACCTACGAGCCCGAGGAGCTCAAGGTCGTCTGGGACTCGCTCACCTCGGACGCCGATGTGCTCCTGCACGCCCGGGTCTGCGACGTCGTGCCGGACGCCGGTGTCGTCGTGGAGACCGTGGCCGGCCGGTTCCTGGTCAGGGCCCGGGTGGTGGTGGACGCCACCGGCGACGCCGAGGTGGCCTGGCGGGCCGGGGCCACCCTCGAACGCCCGGGCATGCGGCTGCAGCCGATGACGACCACGTTCCGGCTGGGCGGGGTGGACCCGTCCGCCACGAGCACGGCGGAGCTGCACGCGCTGATGGCCGGCGCGGACCTGCCCAGGCGCGAGGGGTCGGTGCACCGGACCGTGCGGGACGGGATCGTGCACACCAACCTCACCCGGGTGAGCGGCCTCGACCCGACCGACCCGTTCGAGCTGTCACAGGCCGAGCGGGAGGGACGGCGGCAGGTCGGCGAGTACGTCCGCTTCCTGCGCGAGAAGGTCCCCGGCTACGGCTCCGCGGTGCTGCTGAGCACGTCGGTGCGGATCGGGGTGCGGGAGTCCCGCCGGCTGGTCGGGCGGTACGTCCTGACCGCTGACGACGTGCTGGCCGGGCGGGACTTTCCCGACACGATCGCCCGCTGTGGTGCGCCGATCGAGGATCACGACTCCGGATCGGGCACCCGGTGGGAGTACGTCCGCGACTTCCGCACCTACGGGATCCCGTACCGGTGCCTGCTTCCCGTGGAGGTGGGCGGGCTGATCGTGGCGGGACGCTGCCTGTCCGCCACGCACGACGCCCACGCCTCCGCCCGGTCCATGGGCCAGTGCATGGCGATGGGTCAGGCGGCGGGGACGGCCGCGGCGCTGGCCGTGAAGGCGGGCGTGGAGCCCGCAGAGGTGGACGCGGGCCTGCTGCGCGAGCGGCTGCGCGAGGAAGGAGCCCTGCTGTGA
- a CDS encoding sugar isomerase domain-containing protein, producing MKWIRRAMELLGEIERTQEEALAAAADIAYSAIGGGGVVHTFGTGHSRIGVEEMFPRYGSYPGFHPIVDLSTTFYTQVAGSNGMRQAMFVERVEGLADAILANFELRPTDAAIIFSVSGLNAVPIEMAMGLRKAGLSVVAVTSMRETTAVEPGHPSGTRLADHAHVVIDLCTPVGDALCSVDGLAEPVGPGSTLAAVSVVNEIKVRTAERLVAGGWTPPVISSAKLVGGPRSEELFEAAYLEHARRAADVLRKPADVPGKP from the coding sequence ATGAAGTGGATACGGCGGGCGATGGAGCTGCTCGGCGAGATCGAGCGAACACAGGAGGAGGCCCTCGCGGCGGCGGCGGACATCGCCTACTCCGCCATCGGCGGCGGAGGCGTGGTGCACACGTTCGGCACCGGCCACTCGCGGATCGGTGTGGAGGAGATGTTCCCCCGCTACGGCTCGTATCCCGGGTTCCATCCCATCGTGGACCTGTCGACGACGTTCTACACGCAGGTCGCCGGGTCGAACGGGATGCGCCAGGCGATGTTCGTCGAGCGGGTCGAGGGGCTGGCCGACGCCATCCTGGCCAACTTCGAGCTCCGGCCGACCGACGCGGCGATCATCTTCAGCGTCAGCGGGCTGAACGCGGTGCCCATCGAGATGGCGATGGGCCTGCGCAAGGCGGGGCTGTCCGTGGTGGCCGTGACCTCGATGCGGGAGACCACGGCCGTCGAGCCCGGCCACCCCAGCGGAACCCGGCTCGCCGACCACGCCCATGTGGTGATCGACCTGTGCACCCCGGTGGGCGACGCGCTGTGCTCCGTGGACGGCCTGGCCGAGCCGGTCGGTCCCGGCAGCACGCTGGCCGCGGTCTCCGTGGTCAACGAGATCAAGGTGCGTACGGCGGAGCGGCTGGTCGCCGGCGGCTGGACACCGCCGGTGATCTCCAGCGCGAAGCTCGTCGGCGGCCCGCGCTCCGAGGAGCTGTTCGAGGCCGCCTACCTGGAGCACGCCCGCCGCGCCGCCGACGTGCTCAGGAAGCCGGCCGACGTGCCCGGGAAGCCATGA
- a CDS encoding M28 family metallopeptidase → MDHVPSAAEMLSWIETVVSRGIRRPGYPADVWTEGWLADRLAGFGLDVALEPVEVTRWQPGTGVLRLEDGTELPGLPLPFTAPTGGLRARVAPLADARPGDIAVDELAFAEVPQSFVRALATSAYDPEGVFDTLVQTIPFGPRMMQVVEPALDASAAGFVGALTGVPWETRDYYVPYDAVERPIPGLWLSGGDARRLLARLPCEGELVAESVRDTVTTHNVVATLPGASPHWVIVASHHDGPWASAVEDASGIALVLAVARHWARVPPAERPHNLMFLFTSGHMAHAAGTRAFIERHRSLLADVVLQVHLEHAALRCESVDGRLRPTSDPEVRWWFTTQAPRLESLVATTLEAERLRRSFVLPPDVFSPMPPTDGAFFHPEGVPLVHFLSAPMYLFDSADTLDKVDVEGLEPLARAAVRIVAGTAGWTPDTLRQEDEAGGGRRTATV, encoded by the coding sequence ATGGACCACGTGCCCTCCGCAGCGGAGATGCTCAGCTGGATCGAGACCGTCGTGTCGCGCGGCATCCGCCGCCCCGGCTATCCGGCGGACGTGTGGACGGAAGGGTGGCTGGCCGATCGGCTGGCCGGGTTCGGGCTCGACGTCGCGCTGGAGCCGGTGGAGGTGACCCGCTGGCAGCCGGGCACCGGAGTCCTGCGCCTGGAGGACGGCACCGAACTCCCCGGCCTGCCCCTGCCGTTCACCGCGCCGACCGGCGGCCTGCGCGCCAGGGTCGCCCCGCTCGCCGACGCGCGGCCCGGCGACATCGCGGTGGACGAGTTGGCCTTCGCCGAGGTGCCGCAGTCGTTCGTCAGGGCGCTGGCCACGTCGGCCTACGATCCGGAAGGGGTCTTCGACACGCTGGTCCAGACGATCCCGTTCGGACCCCGGATGATGCAGGTCGTGGAGCCCGCCCTGGACGCGAGCGCCGCCGGGTTCGTGGGCGCGCTGACGGGCGTGCCGTGGGAGACGCGCGACTACTACGTTCCCTACGACGCCGTCGAGCGGCCGATCCCGGGTCTGTGGCTGTCCGGAGGCGACGCCCGGCGGCTCCTGGCCCGGCTCCCCTGCGAGGGCGAGCTGGTCGCCGAGTCGGTCCGCGACACGGTGACCACGCACAACGTGGTCGCGACGCTGCCGGGCGCCTCGCCGCACTGGGTGATCGTCGCCTCCCACCACGACGGCCCGTGGGCGTCGGCCGTCGAGGACGCCTCCGGCATCGCGCTGGTGCTGGCCGTCGCGCGCCACTGGGCGCGGGTGCCCCCCGCGGAACGGCCGCACAACCTGATGTTCCTGTTCACCTCCGGGCACATGGCGCACGCCGCGGGCACCAGGGCCTTCATCGAGCGGCACCGCTCCCTGCTCGCCGACGTGGTGCTCCAGGTGCACCTGGAACATGCCGCGCTGCGTTGCGAAAGCGTGGACGGCAGGCTGCGGCCGACTTCGGATCCCGAGGTCAGGTGGTGGTTCACGACCCAGGCGCCACGGCTGGAGAGCCTGGTCGCCACGACGCTGGAGGCGGAGCGGCTGCGCCGGTCCTTCGTGCTGCCGCCGGACGTGTTCTCGCCGATGCCGCCTACCGACGGCGCGTTCTTCCATCCCGAGGGCGTGCCGCTGGTGCACTTCCTGTCGGCGCCGATGTACCTGTTCGACTCGGCCGACACCCTCGACAAGGTGGACGTGGAGGGCCTGGAGCCGCTGGCCCGCGCGGCCGTCCGCATCGTGGCGGGCACCGCCGGGTGGACGCCGGACACGCTACGGCAGGAAGACGAAGCCGGAGGCGGGAGAAGGACGGCCACGGTCTAG